CCATGCCGATGGAGCGGCGGTGGCGGCGCAGATGCTGATCGACATGATCGGCCGCTGATCGCCGTCCAGATCGTTTTTTCTTGGATATGGGAGTGTTGAAATGCGTGTTTTGTTATCGAGCTATGGCTCACGCGGCGATATCGAGCCGCTGGCGGCGTTGGGTGCCGGCCTGCAATCGCTCGGCGCGGAGGCGATCGTGTGTGCGCCGCCGGAAGCAGAGTTTGCCGAACTGCTGAATCGCGCCGGGCTGCCGTTGGTACCGGCCTTCTCTTCGGTGCGGGACTGGGTGCAGACGGCGAAGGAGTCGGGGCTCGGCTTGCCCCGGCTCGCGGCCGTGATGGTCGCGGCACAGTTCGAGGTGATGGCCGCCGCCGCCACAGGCTGCGATGCAATCGTCGCGACTGGTCTGTTTCCCTCCGTCGCCGCCGCTCGGGCGGTGGCCGAGACATTGGGCATACCCTTTGTCTGTGCGGTTTTCTGCCCGCTCCTCCTGCCATCGCCTCATCATCCGCCCTTCGAATATCCCGGTCAGCCACATCCGCCCGGGATGACCGACAATCGAGCGCTCTGGACGTTCAACATCGAGGCAAAGCAGGCGCTGTTCGGTGAGGCGGTCAACACGCACCGCGCCTCGATCGGCCTGCCCCTGGTCGATAATGTTCGCGACCACATCTTCACGCGCCGGCCATGGCTCGCGTCGGACCCGGTGCTTGGTGCCTGGCAGGCGACCGATATGATCGATGCCGTGCAGACCGGCGCGTGGATCCTGCCCGACGATCGCCCCTTGCCGGTCGATCTGGCCGCGTTTCTCGATGCGGGTCCGCCGCCGGTCTATATCGGCTTTGGCAGCATGGCGATGAGCGTGGCGGGAGGCACGCCGGGCGACGCCGCCAGGATCGCGATCGAAGCAGTTCGCGCGCAAGGTCATCGTGTGATCCTTGCCCGCGGCTGGGCCAACTTGGCACAGGTCGATGATCGCGAAGACTGTCT
This portion of the Sphingomonas sp. So64.6b genome encodes:
- a CDS encoding glycosyltransferase, giving the protein MRVLLSSYGSRGDIEPLAALGAGLQSLGAEAIVCAPPEAEFAELLNRAGLPLVPAFSSVRDWVQTAKESGLGLPRLAAVMVAAQFEVMAAAATGCDAIVATGLFPSVAAARAVAETLGIPFVCAVFCPLLLPSPHHPPFEYPGQPHPPGMTDNRALWTFNIEAKQALFGEAVNTHRASIGLPLVDNVRDHIFTRRPWLASDPVLGAWQATDMIDAVQTGAWILPDDRPLPVDLAAFLDAGPPPVYIGFGSMAMSVAGGTPGDAARIAIEAVRAQGHRVILARGWANLAQVDDREDCLAIAEVNQQALFCRVAAVVHHGGAGTTTTAARAGAPQVVVPQVVDQPFWARRVAELGIGAAHDGPVPTLDSLSDALGIALAPETRARATEVAGTIRGDGAMVAARMMIDLIER